One window of the Solanum stenotomum isolate F172 chromosome 11, ASM1918654v1, whole genome shotgun sequence genome contains the following:
- the LOC125843798 gene encoding lignin-forming anionic peroxidase-like, which yields MTSSNNSFVVIFSLLLLYSTMQCHAQLSSTFYDRTCPNALTTIRTTIRQAISSERRMAASLIRLHFHDCFVQGCDASLLLDETPTIVSEKTALPNLGSVRGFGIIEDAKREVEKTCPGVVSCADILAVAARDASSLVGGPSWTVKLGRRDSTTASHTLAETDLPGPFDPLNRLISGFANKGLSTRDMVALSGSHSIGQAQCFLFRDRIYSNGTDIDAGFASTRGRQCPQEDQNGNLAPLDLVTPNQLDNNYFKNLRQRKGLLQSDQVLLSGGSTDDIVLEYSNSPRAFASDFAAAMIKMGDISPLTGQNGIIRTICGAIN from the exons atgacaagttcaaacaactcttttgttgttatattttctcttcttctacTATATTCTACCATGCAATGCCATGCACAACTTTCTTCCACATTCTACGACCGAACATGCCCTAATGCTCTCACCACTATTCGTACAACTATTAGACAAGCAATTTCAAGCGAACGTCGTATGGCTGCATCCCTTATTCGTCTTCATTTCCATGATTGTTTTGTTCAG GGTTGTGATGCTTCTCTCTTGCTTGATGAAACTCCAACGATTGTCAGCGAGAAGACTGCGCTGCCAAATCTTggatcagttagaggctttggTATCATAGAAGATGCAAAAAGAGAGGTTGAGAAAACATGTCCTGGAGTTGTATCGTGTGCTGACATACTTGCAGTTGCTGCTAGAGATGCATCAAGTCTC GTTGGCGGTCCATCATGGACAGTGAAACTCGGAAGAAGAGACTCAACCACTGCAAGTCATACTCTTGCAGAAACTGATCTTCCCGGTCCTTTCGATCCTCTTAACAGGCTTATTTCTGGCTTTGCCAACAAAGGCCTTAGCACAAGGGATATGGTTGCTTTATCAG GATCACATTCAATTGGACAAGCACAATGCTTCCTTTTCCGTGATAGAATTTATAGCAATGGAACAGACATCGATGCTGGATTTGCTAGCACTAGAGGACGTCAGTGTCCTCAAGAAGATCAAAATGGAAACCTAGCTCCACTTGATTTGGTAACACCTAATCAATTGGATAACAACTACTTCAAGAATTTGAGGCAAAGAAAAGGTCTTCTTCAATCTGATCAAGTTCTTTTGAGTGGAGGATCTACTGATGATATTGTTTTAGAATATAGCAATAGCCCTCGAGCATTTGCCTCTGATTTTGCTGCAGCCATGATTAAAATGGGAGATATTAGTCCTCTAACTGGTCAAAATGGGATCATAAGAACTATTTGTGGAgctataaattga